In Ralstonia pseudosolanacearum, the DNA window TGCTCTGCGCCAGCCCCGTGCCCGTGCCCGCGACGGTGGACGAGCCGCCGGTGCCATCGCCCCAGGCCGTCGTATAGGCGCTGCTGGTGTAGAGGTTGTAGCCGACCGTCTGCGTGCCGCCGCTGCGCGTGAGCAGCCGGCCGGACACCGT includes these proteins:
- a CDS encoding spore coat protein U domain-containing protein, producing the protein MSGRLLTRSGGTQTVGYNLYTSSAYTTAWGDGTGGSSTVAGTGTGLAQSTTVFGRVPVQTTPQAGTYTDTIIVTVTY